The segment TCCCATACATGCCAGGACCCATAATGTATTGACTCGGTGCTTTTGACCGAGTCCATCTCATGCAAGTGGTATGGTCCTAACTGAGACCAAATCAATAGGATATAAAAGTAAAGTAAGGCATCATGCAATTTCCAGTCAGATATCACAAAATGTTCAGTCCCCAGATAATGATTTTCGCCTTTGTGGAAAGTCCACAGGACAGCAGATATGTAATAAGGCAGAGCAAGAACTATGCTAAGGTATAAATGCCAGATGACATTAGACAGAAAGACTAATAATAGCACACAAAATGTCATCTCGTACAAGCTGCAAACATTCAAAAATATGAATGTCACGAATTGCTAAAAGTTATCTTAGTTAAATGAATGATTCCATCTATGTTACTTGGACTTGGCTGAACATAAGTGCATTTGTTTTTCAAGCTTTTCTATATATTTGGAGTTGGAAAGAAAATGAAGACTTGAAGCAACAAAAGATTAGATCATAATCTAGCTCTTACCCAATCAAGTAGATTTTGAGCATCCACATTTAAATTGAAGGATGAGTTTTTCTGGCCACTGATCAGCTCCAGAACCAAAACTCCGAAACTGAACACATCTGCCTTCGCTGATAGTTGTCCATGCATGACATACTCCGGTGCCATATATCCACTGTTTCCAAACAATAAAATACAAATAACTTCATTAAATCGACACCTTATGACATTACCACAAAATCAGAAGCATGTAGATCTCATCATATTATCAATTAAGAGGATGCATGCGAGACAACGTACTTAGTACCAGCTACACGGGTGTTGACATTTGATTCACCCTCGGGAAAGAGACGAGCCATACCAAAATCAGCAATTTTAGGGACCCATTTATCATCAAGTAAAATATTGCTTGCCTTGATATCCCGATGAATGATACGATTGTGTGAGTCTTCATGGAGGTAAAGCAAACCTCGTGCGATGCCTGTAATTATTTCATACCTTCGCTTCCAGTCAAGCTCCACGTTTCTATTCGATTCTACGGAGGGAAAAATCttaatcatcattattattactaaAACCTGGAATTTTTCATTAAAAAGGTTTTTTGACTAGATGATAAATAATCTCATATTCGATGATCAGTTTCAAGCACAATCTTGAAGTTAAGTTTCAAAGAACGAGTCTAGTAGAACATCCCTTGAATCACAATATCTAAAGATCATTTATAGCAATACTCATGCATGTTGCCAAAGATGGTTACACCATCTCGTGTAAAACTCATATGATTCACGATGAGCTCAGTTGACTCAACTATTACAATTAAATACATACTAGATATCACCAAGGGAACGAACCAATGGTAAGAAACTTTTACTCTGGCTTGTTTGAGTCCTGGAATGGCAGTGATGCAGTTAACGACAGATCAGTCATTAGTCAAAGCTCTCACTCAGCCTAACTGCTAATTTCTCATAATCCAAGACCCTTTCAAActataattttaacatttttcaaaatataaacacATCAAGGTTAGCACAACATAAGTTGTAATTTCCACTCTTATTCAGAATTCTCCTCCTCATAAAAATAAGGGTTAGTTCTTTTTAGAGAACAAAGGTTCTGCCTTGTCTCTATTGCTCAATCCATATCCTTTCAAAGCTGTTCGAAATGAGTATTCATAGTTTCTACACATATTAGTCTGTTTTGAGTTCTAAAAACCGACATCAATAACAACAGCACCACAGACACACAAAGGTGGAGATGAAACAAAAGAAACAACAAATACGAAACAAAAGGAAAACAAACAATATAGCCTTCTAGCACCGAAAGCTAAATTGTGCCAAAACTATCAGAGTTAATCCATTATAATTTATTCTGATAGCCCGAAACCTGCATAAAAACAAATTATGGTAACTTACTGAAGAGAAACTTGTCAAGACTCTGATTAGCGACATACTCATACACCAAAAGCTTTTCGTTGCCATGTATGCAGTAGCCCAACAGATTCACAACATTGCGGTGCTGTACACGTGCTAGCAACTTAGCCTCGTTCTCAAATTCCTTTTTCCCCTGATTCGAGTATTGAGATAGCTTCTTCACTGCAATTTCCCTTCCATCATCTAACTTACCCTACAAATTAAAGAACAGCCATCAATTACAGATAAGTTCCTCACAGATAAGCTCAATTAACTAAAAACATTAGCATTTTGAAACCTGAAAACTACTTGAGAGCAACATGATTTTAAGCTTGGTTTAAGATGGAATTACTGGAAAAGTAAGGCAGGCTTAATGAATTAACTACGGTTCTAGCTTCTTGTGcaacttcaattaaaattttctatgCTTTACCCCCTCATTAATAGCTAAGACAAACAGCTTAATGGTTTGATTAGGTTCTTGAGTTATTAGGACAAACGGTTCACTCTAAATCAAAGCTAATAGTGAAAAATGGAAATCTCAAGCTATGTTAGACTCTTCATTTTTCCTTAAGTAaatgaaaaattatcaaaaacgaagCCTGTCCCATTGTATCAAATATACTTCAATGCAAACAATATGTATGACAATCCATTGTATCACATTCTATAAATTCAAACAAGAATTATTTTCTAACCAATGgggaaaaaattaaataaataaggttCAACAAAAGGTTTCCTTTATTTTCTAGCTAGCCATACAATAATTAGGATCTTACCCTATAAACAGGTCCAAAACCCCCTTCACCGAGCTTGTGGTGAGGGTGGAAATCTTTTGTAGCAGCAACTAAAGTCTCGAAAAGGAAGTTCTTTTGTTCTTTTTGAGCTATTTTCTCCAAATCCTCTTCATTTTCCCCACCTGAAACACACACCAAATAACACACTAATCATCAATCGTGTAGAGAAAAGATCAAACTTTTCACATAAAACTGGGCTCCCCCATTTTACCATTGCTTGAGTTGGACCTGAAAGGTTTGATTAGATTTTGAAAGAAATTCTTGGCTTTAGACATAGGGTCTTGAAAACTAGACCATGAAATGAAAATGGAATGAGAAGAAGTAATGAATTGTTGGGAGGTTGAAGAAAAAGAGGAAGGTTTCAGAGATACtaatgagaaatttgatggtTTTCCTGGATATGATTTGGGCGGAAAACAAAGATACGTTTGGGATTGATTGAGCGTGTTGACTATTTGGTTGACAGTTCACATTTGCATTTCTCTTACAAATTGGATTTGGTCTTATTTTCTATAAAATTAAATTTCCAGTTTATTGTTAAGTTTctggaataaagaaatgaatcaAATTTTAGATTTGTATCTTgtaaataataatcataattatctttcaatttcattccaaattatttaaaatttgttttgagTTCATATATAAGCAACTCTAAAATTTGGGATATTTATTATCCAGAATTTTAAAGGTGAAATCAATAAAATAAATCTACATACCATGAACTcttaaaatccaaaatttaatTAACTCTATGTATTAAATTTACACCCAATTAAGTCGGCATTAATAGTTTCTATCATTGACCATTAAAACAAATTGATGGATTAATCAGATTGTGACACATGAAAACTTCGATTTAATCTAATAATTttctcataaaaatattaaaaatcagaaaaacaataaaatatataaacaaatcaaaaattttattaaatactaaaatttatataaacttattaaaattataaaacttataaatattatatataaataattttctaaaatttatatcaaattttatactttttaaatattaatatttttataattttttaatcattttcatgagaaaaatattaaattaaactagAAGCTACAACGTGTCGCTATTTAATTGGATTGAtttgttaatttattttaacaatGAATAAAAAATGGAAATTAATTGATTATTTAAATTAAGTGGAATTTAatagtttaattatttttttgaggTATAATTGTTAAAATTAAATAAGGTTGTCCTGGTAAGCGAAGGAAAAGAGAGAGTTTGGTAGTTAAGCAATTTGACATATGTTGGGTTGAAACTTGAAAATTCAAACGGAAGTTGACGTTTGAGTCATTGTGTGTgttgatatcaaaatatataataaaccCTTATTTTAACATCATCAAAATATACACAGATTTCTCAATTTTATGTaacttaataatattaaattttacactgtaaatatttttttattttactataaaaatAACACGTATAGTAAATTATTTACTAGAATGATATGTTTTTAATAGTAAATTTAGATGGCATCAATATCTCATCTATCATTAGTCTCAAAAGTCATCTCATCATTTTCTAATTATTCAAggtgaaataaaaattaattgtaaAGTGGTGTTGTCATTTTGTAAGCAAAACAAAATATTGTTTGTGTTTTCTTTAAATATTATACAATAtaga is part of the Gossypium arboreum isolate Shixiya-1 chromosome 5, ASM2569848v2, whole genome shotgun sequence genome and harbors:
- the LOC108450441 gene encoding cysteine-rich receptor-like protein kinase 43 — encoded protein: MSKAKNFFQNLIKPFRSNSSNGGENEEDLEKIAQKEQKNFLFETLVAATKDFHPHHKLGEGGFGPVYRGKLDDGREIAVKKLSQYSNQGKKEFENEAKLLARVQHRNVVNLLGYCIHGNEKLLVYEYVANQSLDKFLFKSNRNVELDWKRRYEIITGIARGLLYLHEDSHNRIIHRDIKASNILLDDKWVPKIADFGMARLFPEGESNVNTRVAGTNGYMAPEYVMHGQLSAKADVFSFGVLVLELISGQKNSSFNLNVDAQNLLDWAYKLYKKGKGLEIMDAAIVPSAPPEQVSFCIRIGLLCVQSDPKTRPDMHRVVIMLSKKPGHLDEPMRPGIAGNRYRRSRPRPGSSSTAGASGFSDSHTSESTFNCNTSTASASASATTLASSSKSDPHGKRPMKS